In Croceicoccus sp. Ery15, a genomic segment contains:
- a CDS encoding septal ring lytic transglycosylase RlpA family protein, giving the protein MKTQVNMRLRPMRAIALFGIVTMAAMPVSVARAGTEDPMAAALEAELALTAVPATAIDNAGSAGTVPELAETEAAEPEIAELLGTGEASWYGPKFAGRRTASGETFDPTELTAAHRTLPFGSLVRVTSNRTGKSVVVRINDRGPYHGNRVIDLSEAAAKEIGIKSRGRGNVDLALLEG; this is encoded by the coding sequence ATGAAGACGCAAGTCAACATGCGGCTGCGCCCGATGCGCGCCATCGCCCTATTCGGCATCGTCACCATGGCGGCAATGCCGGTATCCGTCGCCCGCGCAGGCACCGAGGACCCGATGGCCGCCGCGCTGGAGGCCGAACTCGCCCTCACCGCTGTTCCGGCGACTGCCATTGATAACGCAGGGTCCGCCGGTACGGTTCCTGAATTGGCCGAAACCGAAGCCGCAGAGCCCGAGATTGCCGAATTGCTCGGCACCGGCGAAGCCAGCTGGTACGGCCCCAAATTCGCAGGGCGCCGGACGGCCAGCGGCGAGACTTTCGACCCGACGGAACTGACGGCCGCGCACCGCACCCTGCCCTTCGGCAGCCTTGTGCGCGTTACGTCAAACCGTACCGGCAAGTCGGTAGTGGTCCGCATCAACGATCGCGGCCCCTATCACGGCAATCGCGTGATTGACTTGTCCGAAGCCGCCGCCAAGGAAATCGGCATCAAGAGCCGCGGGCGCGGCAATGTCGATCTGGCGCTGCTCGAAGGCTAA
- a CDS encoding glycine zipper 2TM domain-containing protein has translation MKMALIGTVLAAAVAIPAAPAAADPPPWAPAYGKRAKDRHHYEPRRMRSGDRYWRGDDGRYRCKRDDGTTGLIIGAAGGALLGREIDGGRDRTTGTVLGAAAGALIGREIDRGNARCR, from the coding sequence ATGAAAATGGCACTGATCGGAACCGTGCTTGCCGCCGCCGTGGCCATTCCGGCAGCCCCCGCCGCTGCCGATCCACCGCCATGGGCCCCTGCCTATGGCAAGCGCGCCAAGGACCGCCACCACTACGAACCGCGCCGCATGCGTTCGGGCGACCGTTACTGGCGCGGCGACGATGGCCGCTATCGCTGTAAGCGGGACGATGGCACCACCGGTCTGATCATCGGTGCGGCCGGCGGCGCATTGCTGGGCCGCGAAATCGATGGCGGACGCGACCGCACCACCGGCACCGTGCTGGGCGCGGCTGCGGGCGCGCTGATCGGGCGCGAGATCGATCGCGGCAACGCACGCTGCCGCTAA
- a CDS encoding outer membrane protein, whose protein sequence is MIGVLMKKLISMAAAGTAAAIVAMPAAAQSGDYDFSGPRVEAIIGYDISNAGSDSDNDLNDMDDESIDGLLYGVGLGYDVDMGGVVLGLEGEYTDSTAKTEYSDGGDFEGFGLGRVDTGRDLYIGARVGAKVAPDVLAYVKGGYTNARYNVLARDGETELKDNIDTDGFRLGAGVEYAMSENTFAKFEYRYSNYGEAEFDYGNDIESDRFDIDTDRHQIVGSVGMRF, encoded by the coding sequence ATGATTGGAGTACTTATGAAAAAGCTGATTTCCATGGCCGCCGCCGGTACCGCTGCCGCCATCGTCGCCATGCCAGCCGCTGCGCAGTCGGGCGATTACGATTTCTCGGGCCCGCGCGTCGAGGCGATCATCGGCTATGATATTTCGAATGCCGGTTCGGATTCCGACAATGACCTGAACGACATGGACGACGAAAGCATCGACGGCCTGCTCTATGGTGTCGGCCTTGGCTATGACGTCGATATGGGCGGCGTCGTGCTGGGTCTCGAAGGTGAATACACCGATTCCACCGCCAAGACCGAATATAGCGACGGCGGCGATTTCGAAGGCTTTGGCCTTGGCCGCGTCGATACGGGCCGCGACCTCTATATCGGTGCGCGCGTCGGTGCGAAGGTTGCGCCCGATGTGCTTGCCTATGTGAAGGGCGGTTACACCAATGCGCGTTACAACGTGCTGGCCCGCGACGGTGAAACCGAGCTGAAGGATAATATCGACACCGACGGCTTTCGTCTGGGTGCCGGTGTCGAATATGCGATGAGCGAGAACACCTTCGCGAAATTCGAATATCGCTACTCGAACTATGGCGAGGCCGAGTTCGATTACGGCAACGATATCGAAAGCGACCGTTTCGACATCGATACCGACCGTCACCAGATCGTCGGTTCGGTCGGCATGCGCTTCTAA
- the recG gene encoding ATP-dependent DNA helicase RecG: protein MRPEVLNPLFAAADSLKGVGAKLEKPLDRLGLRHVKDFAYHLPDRFIERRQIGALAEGGIGEHIIIRLTPKAYRASGSGRGPFRVMAEDGAGERIALTYFGRASYSARKLLPLEEARWVAGKLEQFNDTLQMVHPDHVSEDGGTALGQTCEPVYPLSDGLTAGRLQPLIEQALGALPELPEWIEPGVMERRGWPKWRDALHLVHRGRHKEARDRLAYDELFASALALMLVRADNRRRKGTSMQGDGRLRDRLTLPFALTGAQARSIREIEGDMAQPHPMLRLLQGDVGSGKTVVALLAMLNAIECGKQAALLAPTEILARQHHATLQEMARGTGVEIALLTGRDKGRARESIMMGLLDGSIHIVVGTHAIFQDSVNYRDLGLVVIDEQHRFGVGQRLMLQQKARTTAHCLAMTATPIPRTLLLAQHGEMEVSQLDELPPGRKPIDTRVVPVERMDDVVAGLVRHVQSGKQAYWVCPMVHEHEREDLAAAEERFDALKHVLGEGNVTLVHGQLRPEIKDANMARFASGEVAVLVATTVIEVGVNVPNASLMVIEQAERFGLAQLHQLRGRVGRGAAESVCLLLRGQMLSETGRERLALMRETQDGFRLAEEDLRLRGGGEILGTRQSGETAFRVASLEQITELLEAAHDDARLLLDRAGSDLEGPRGDAARLALYLFERDYGVQLLRGG, encoded by the coding sequence ATGCGTCCCGAAGTGCTCAATCCCCTGTTCGCCGCTGCCGATAGCCTGAAGGGCGTCGGCGCGAAGCTTGAAAAGCCGCTAGACCGGCTGGGCCTGCGGCATGTGAAGGATTTCGCCTATCATCTGCCCGACCGATTTATCGAACGCCGCCAGATCGGCGCGCTGGCCGAAGGCGGGATCGGCGAACACATCATCATCAGGCTGACGCCCAAGGCCTATCGCGCCAGCGGCAGCGGGCGGGGTCCGTTCCGCGTGATGGCCGAGGATGGCGCAGGCGAACGGATCGCGCTGACCTATTTCGGGCGGGCATCCTATTCCGCGCGCAAATTGCTGCCGCTGGAAGAAGCGCGCTGGGTGGCGGGCAAGCTGGAGCAATTTAACGACACGCTGCAAATGGTGCACCCCGATCACGTGTCGGAGGATGGCGGCACGGCGCTGGGCCAGACGTGTGAGCCGGTTTACCCGCTGTCCGACGGGCTGACGGCAGGGCGGCTGCAACCATTGATCGAGCAGGCACTGGGCGCGCTGCCCGAATTGCCCGAATGGATCGAGCCCGGCGTGATGGAGCGGCGCGGCTGGCCGAAATGGCGCGATGCGCTGCACCTGGTCCACCGCGGGCGGCACAAGGAAGCGCGCGACCGGCTTGCCTATGACGAGTTGTTCGCCAGCGCGCTGGCGCTGATGCTGGTGCGTGCCGACAATCGCCGCCGCAAGGGCACGTCGATGCAGGGCGACGGTCGTTTGCGCGACCGGCTGACGCTGCCCTTTGCGCTGACCGGCGCGCAGGCGCGCTCGATCCGCGAGATAGAGGGCGATATGGCGCAGCCGCACCCGATGTTGCGCCTGTTGCAAGGCGATGTCGGCAGCGGCAAGACGGTAGTGGCGCTGCTTGCCATGCTGAACGCCATCGAATGCGGTAAACAGGCCGCTCTGCTGGCACCCACCGAAATTCTGGCGCGCCAGCATCACGCGACCCTGCAGGAAATGGCACGCGGCACCGGCGTCGAAATCGCATTGCTGACGGGCAGGGACAAGGGGCGTGCGCGCGAATCCATCATGATGGGGCTGCTGGATGGATCGATCCATATCGTCGTTGGCACCCATGCCATCTTTCAGGACAGCGTGAATTACCGCGATCTTGGTCTTGTGGTGATCGACGAACAGCACCGCTTTGGCGTGGGGCAGCGGCTGATGTTGCAGCAAAAGGCGCGCACCACGGCCCATTGCCTTGCCATGACCGCAACACCCATCCCGCGTACCCTGCTGCTGGCCCAGCATGGCGAGATGGAAGTCAGCCAGCTGGACGAATTGCCGCCGGGGCGCAAACCCATCGATACGCGCGTCGTGCCGGTCGAGCGGATGGACGATGTCGTCGCCGGTCTGGTCCGCCATGTACAATCGGGTAAGCAGGCCTATTGGGTGTGCCCCATGGTGCACGAGCACGAGCGCGAGGATCTGGCCGCGGCCGAAGAGCGTTTCGATGCGCTGAAGCACGTGCTGGGCGAGGGGAATGTGACCCTTGTCCACGGGCAATTGCGGCCCGAGATCAAGGACGCGAACATGGCCCGCTTTGCCAGCGGCGAAGTTGCGGTGCTGGTGGCGACCACGGTGATCGAGGTGGGGGTGAATGTGCCCAATGCCTCGCTGATGGTGATCGAACAGGCGGAGCGCTTCGGCCTTGCCCAGCTGCACCAGTTGCGCGGGCGCGTCGGGCGCGGGGCGGCGGAATCGGTCTGCCTGCTGCTGCGCGGCCAGATGTTGAGCGAAACGGGGCGTGAGCGGCTTGCGCTGATGCGTGAGACGCAGGACGGTTTCCGCCTTGCCGAAGAGGATTTGCGGCTGCGCGGTGGGGGCGAAATCCTGGGTACGCGCCAGTCGGGCGAAACTGCCTTTCGCGTCGCCAGCCTCGAACAGATTACGGAATTGCTCGAAGCCGCGCATGACGATGCCCGCTTATTGCTCGACCGTGCGGGCAGCGATCTGGAGGGCCCGCGCGGCGATGCGGCGCGGCTGGCGCTGTATTTGTTCGAACGCGACTATGGCGTGCAGCTTTTGCGCGGGGGGTAG
- a CDS encoding 2OG-Fe(II) oxygenase family protein: MNAITQDQPGIALPEEEIARVAGVYAATGHARAEGVLEEGHAAMLVHFMMTGAEWWRAFNQGERTWDLGPDSIAELENTPKGAQLNAAIYEGAREQFQRYCDVSRVSEDPAERAVRGNVLDRLLDLFNSDAGLDLFRRLTGDDRITLVDGQATRYQPGHFLTRHHDEIEGRSRIAAYVLNLSPRWRPEWGGLLQFHDDDGDITTGYVPRFNTLHLLRVPQCHSVSFVTPFAGGPRLSVTGWLRSA, from the coding sequence ATGAACGCGATAACGCAAGACCAGCCCGGCATCGCCTTGCCGGAGGAAGAGATCGCCCGGGTGGCCGGCGTTTACGCCGCGACCGGCCATGCCCGTGCCGAGGGTGTTCTGGAAGAAGGGCACGCCGCGATGCTGGTCCATTTCATGATGACCGGAGCCGAATGGTGGCGGGCGTTCAATCAGGGAGAGCGCACGTGGGATCTGGGGCCCGATTCAATCGCGGAGCTGGAGAATACACCCAAGGGTGCCCAGCTGAACGCCGCGATCTATGAAGGTGCGCGCGAACAGTTCCAGCGCTATTGCGATGTCTCCCGCGTATCCGAAGACCCGGCGGAGCGCGCCGTGCGCGGCAATGTGCTGGACCGGCTTCTCGACCTGTTCAATTCGGATGCCGGTCTGGACCTGTTTCGCAGGCTGACAGGCGACGATCGCATCACCCTGGTCGACGGACAGGCCACACGCTATCAGCCCGGTCATTTCCTGACGCGCCATCATGACGAGATCGAGGGGCGAAGCCGCATCGCCGCCTATGTGCTGAACCTGTCGCCGCGTTGGCGACCGGAATGGGGCGGGTTGCTGCAATTCCACGACGACGATGGCGATATCACCACCGGCTATGTCCCGCGGTTCAACACGCTACACCTGCTTCGAGTGCCGCAATGCCATTCGGTGAGTTTCGTCACCCCCTTCGCGGGCGGCCCGCGCCTGTCCGTCACCGGATGGTTGCGCAGCGCCTGA
- a CDS encoding succinate dehydrogenase assembly factor 2, with translation MSDTAKPDQDRLNPERLGRAKFRAWHRGTREADFMIGGYFDKCHAEWVEQELAWFEALLDEDDVDIMAWALGTQLPPDRFAGPMMDALQRLDYVHIHR, from the coding sequence ATGAGCGACACCGCGAAACCCGACCAAGACCGGCTGAACCCTGAACGTTTGGGGCGGGCCAAGTTCCGCGCATGGCACCGCGGCACGCGCGAAGCCGATTTCATGATCGGCGGCTATTTCGACAAATGCCACGCCGAATGGGTGGAACAGGAATTGGCCTGGTTCGAGGCCTTGCTGGACGAGGACGACGTCGACATCATGGCATGGGCACTGGGCACGCAATTGCCGCCCGATCGCTTTGCAGGGCCAATGATGGATGCGCTGCAACGGCTGGATTACGTTCATATCCATAGATAG
- the rlmN gene encoding 23S rRNA (adenine(2503)-C(2))-methyltransferase RlmN — MTAVPANMPIPGHIDPVPVPRPITEREDGRIDLLGLPKKQIAGLFEEAGLDKKQAKLRAKQVYHWIYHRGISEFDAMTDIAKTMRPWLAERFVIARPEVVEAQHSSDGTRKWLLRTADNHDYEMVFIPDADRGTLCVSSQVGCTLNCRFCHTGTMRLVRNLTPGEIVGQVMLARDALGEWPKGRMDMADEETEAEYTADGRLLTNIVMMGMGEPLYNFDNVRDALGIVMDGEGLALSKRRITLSTSGVVPMMDRCGAEIGVNLAVSLHAVTKDVRDEIVPINKKYGIEELLQACADYPGASNARRITFEYVMLKDKNDSDDDARELVRLIKKYRLPAKVNLIPFNPWPGAPYECSTPERIRSFSNIVFEAGISAPVRTPRGRDIDAACGQLKTAAEKKSRAELDRIAAEKQAALD; from the coding sequence ATGACAGCAGTGCCAGCCAATATGCCCATTCCGGGCCACATCGATCCCGTGCCCGTCCCGCGCCCGATTACCGAGCGGGAGGATGGCCGCATCGATTTGCTTGGCCTGCCCAAGAAGCAGATTGCGGGCCTGTTCGAGGAAGCAGGTCTGGACAAGAAACAGGCAAAGCTGCGCGCCAAGCAGGTCTATCACTGGATCTATCACCGCGGCATTTCGGAATTCGATGCGATGACCGACATCGCCAAGACCATGCGCCCGTGGCTGGCCGAGCGTTTCGTCATCGCCCGCCCCGAAGTGGTCGAGGCCCAGCATTCGAGCGACGGCACGCGCAAATGGCTGCTGCGCACCGCCGACAACCATGATTACGAGATGGTGTTCATTCCCGACGCGGATCGCGGCACGCTCTGCGTGTCGAGCCAGGTCGGCTGCACGCTGAATTGCCGGTTCTGTCACACCGGCACGATGCGCCTTGTCCGCAATCTGACCCCCGGGGAAATCGTCGGACAGGTCATGCTGGCCCGCGATGCACTGGGCGAATGGCCCAAGGGGCGGATGGACATGGCCGACGAGGAGACGGAAGCGGAATATACCGCGGACGGGCGCCTCCTTACCAATATCGTGATGATGGGGATGGGCGAACCGCTGTATAATTTCGACAATGTCCGCGACGCGCTGGGCATTGTGATGGACGGCGAAGGGCTGGCCCTGTCCAAGCGGCGCATCACATTGTCGACCAGCGGCGTGGTGCCGATGATGGACCGCTGCGGCGCGGAGATCGGCGTGAATCTTGCCGTCTCGCTCCATGCCGTGACCAAGGATGTGCGCGACGAGATCGTGCCCATCAACAAGAAATACGGGATCGAGGAACTGCTGCAGGCCTGCGCCGACTATCCCGGCGCGTCGAATGCGCGGCGCATCACATTCGAATATGTGATGTTGAAGGACAAGAACGACAGCGACGACGACGCGCGCGAGCTTGTTCGCCTGATCAAGAAATACAGGCTGCCGGCGAAGGTGAACCTGATCCCGTTCAACCCTTGGCCCGGCGCACCCTATGAATGCTCGACGCCCGAACGCATCCGCAGCTTTTCGAATATCGTGTTCGAAGCCGGTATCAGCGCCCCCGTTCGCACCCCGCGCGGGCGCGACATCGACGCGGCTTGCGGCCAGCTGAAAACGGCCGCGGAAAAGAAAAGCCGCGCCGAGCTTGACCGGATCGCGGCGGAGAAACAGGCGGCGCTGGACTAA
- a CDS encoding SDR family oxidoreductase, giving the protein MTKPAVLITGAAKRLGATMAQRFADAGWHVVIHYRSSADAAQALCDALPSAETVQADLSDAQAIAAMADDLVARLPDWRAMVNSASLFEYDDARAIDPAIFARAMHTNAAGPVLLAQRFLARANAAQGKRVINVLDQKLWNANPDFFSYSMSKAALGMATRMLAMEHRGSADRIYGLAPGAMLPSHDQQADEHQTSGRMNLLQRLTRPEELADAAVFLARGHLASGETICVDSGQHLLDQPRDVLFMARAATGA; this is encoded by the coding sequence ATGACCAAGCCAGCCGTTTTGATCACCGGTGCCGCCAAACGACTGGGCGCGACCATGGCACAGCGTTTTGCCGATGCTGGCTGGCACGTCGTGATCCATTATCGCAGCTCGGCCGATGCGGCTCAGGCGCTTTGCGATGCCCTGCCCTCTGCCGAAACGGTTCAGGCCGATCTGTCCGATGCACAAGCGATCGCCGCCATGGCCGACGATCTGGTGGCCCGATTGCCCGACTGGCGCGCCATGGTGAACAGCGCCTCGCTGTTCGAATATGACGATGCACGCGCCATTGATCCCGCCATTTTCGCGCGCGCCATGCATACCAATGCGGCAGGTCCTGTCCTGCTGGCGCAGCGCTTTCTGGCCCGCGCGAATGCCGCGCAAGGCAAGCGCGTGATCAATGTGCTCGACCAGAAATTGTGGAACGCCAATCCTGATTTCTTCTCCTATTCCATGTCAAAGGCCGCGCTGGGTATGGCGACGCGCATGCTGGCGATGGAACATCGGGGCAGTGCCGACCGCATCTATGGCCTCGCGCCCGGTGCGATGCTGCCCAGCCATGACCAGCAGGCTGACGAGCATCAGACCAGCGGGCGCATGAACCTGTTGCAAAGGCTGACCCGCCCCGAAGAGCTGGCCGATGCGGCGGTGTTTCTGGCGCGGGGCCATCTGGCGAGCGGAGAGACGATATGCGTCGATTCCGGACAGCATCTGTTGGATCAGCCCCGCGACGTGTTGTTCATGGCGCGCGCGGCAACAGGTGCCTGA
- a CDS encoding helix-turn-helix domain-containing protein, translating to METTDGIVQEGTLSSAGHTDVTVAGQFAHSAAACPAFTEVLSRVGDKWSMQVVMQLGGGSMRFNQLRREIDGISQRMLTRTLRGLERDGLVSRKVTPSVPPRVDYTLTALGESLRGPVSRLGEWAFRNKQAVADARSTYDLREEND from the coding sequence ATGGAGACGACCGACGGCATCGTGCAAGAAGGCACACTATCGTCCGCAGGGCACACCGATGTGACTGTTGCAGGCCAATTCGCGCATTCGGCAGCAGCATGCCCCGCCTTTACCGAAGTATTGTCGCGTGTCGGTGACAAATGGTCGATGCAAGTCGTTATGCAACTGGGCGGCGGATCGATGCGGTTCAACCAGCTGCGGCGCGAGATCGACGGCATATCGCAGCGTATGCTGACCCGCACGCTGCGCGGGCTGGAGCGCGATGGCCTTGTCAGCCGCAAGGTAACGCCCAGCGTTCCGCCGCGGGTGGATTATACGCTGACCGCGCTGGGCGAATCGCTGCGCGGGCCGGTCAGCCGGCTGGGCGAATGGGCATTCCGGAACAAGCAGGCCGTGGCCGATGCGCGCAGCACATATGACCTGCGCGAAGAAAACGATTAG
- a CDS encoding cyclopropane-fatty-acyl-phospholipid synthase family protein, giving the protein MIGAKRLLETMLAKAVKRGRLRIAYADGSTSSFGTPDGVMPEVSIRFTDRSVPRDIVMDMRLGAAEAFMDGRLIVEDGGGIMEMVELLQGNNHWDAGQRISPPRFRRRMADRLKFLATQFNKATSSKANVAHHYDIGNDLYRLMLDAPHMQYSCAYWPREGMTLEEAQTEKLAHIAAKLDLKPGQSVLDIGCGWGGMAIFLARHADVKVLGITLSEEQLALARERAQAAGVADRVTFRLVDYRDLAAEGAQFDRIVSVGMFEHVGQPQFETYFRCCARLMKEDGVALIHTIGRMGKPGTTDAFTRKYIFPGGYIPALSETVAASEKVRLIASDVETLRLHYALTLREWYQRCLAHKDQIVAMYDEKFFRMWTFYLSGATAAFESGGMCNFQIQYVRNRRALPLHRDYMAEAERMIMAGENAPTPEKALSTA; this is encoded by the coding sequence ATGATCGGCGCCAAGCGTCTTCTTGAAACCATGCTGGCCAAAGCGGTGAAGCGCGGGCGACTGCGCATTGCCTATGCCGACGGATCGACCAGTTCCTTCGGCACGCCCGACGGGGTCATGCCCGAAGTTTCGATCCGCTTTACCGACAGAAGCGTCCCCCGCGATATCGTCATGGACATGCGCCTTGGTGCGGCAGAGGCATTCATGGATGGCCGGCTGATCGTCGAGGATGGCGGCGGCATCATGGAAATGGTCGAGCTGTTGCAGGGCAATAACCATTGGGACGCGGGCCAGCGCATTTCACCGCCCCGTTTCCGCCGCCGCATGGCCGACCGGCTGAAATTCCTTGCCACCCAGTTCAACAAGGCAACAAGTTCCAAGGCCAATGTCGCCCATCATTACGACATCGGGAACGACCTCTACCGCCTGATGCTGGATGCGCCCCATATGCAATACAGCTGTGCCTATTGGCCGCGCGAGGGGATGACGCTGGAGGAAGCGCAGACCGAAAAGCTGGCGCATATCGCTGCCAAGCTGGACCTGAAACCGGGGCAATCGGTGCTGGACATCGGCTGCGGCTGGGGCGGCATGGCGATTTTTCTGGCCCGTCATGCCGATGTAAAGGTGCTGGGCATCACGCTGAGCGAGGAGCAGCTGGCCCTCGCCCGCGAACGGGCACAGGCGGCGGGCGTGGCCGACCGCGTAACCTTCCGGCTGGTCGATTACCGCGATCTCGCGGCCGAAGGGGCGCAATTCGACCGGATCGTATCGGTCGGCATGTTCGAACATGTCGGACAACCGCAATTCGAAACCTATTTCCGCTGCTGCGCCCGGCTGATGAAAGAGGATGGCGTCGCGCTGATCCACACCATCGGTCGCATGGGCAAACCCGGCACGACCGATGCCTTTACGCGCAAATATATCTTCCCGGGCGGTTACATACCCGCCCTGTCCGAAACCGTCGCCGCGAGCGAGAAGGTGCGCCTGATCGCTTCCGATGTAGAGACATTGCGCCTTCATTACGCGCTGACATTGCGCGAATGGTATCAGCGCTGCCTTGCGCACAAGGACCAGATCGTCGCCATGTATGACGAGAAGTTCTTCCGCATGTGGACATTCTATCTGTCGGGCGCGACCGCCGCGTTCGAAAGCGGCGGCATGTGCAATTTCCAGATCCAGTATGTCCGCAACCGCCGCGCCCTGCCGCTGCACCGCGACTATATGGCAGAGGCCGAGCGGATGATCATGGCCGGGGAAAACGCGCCCACGCCCGAAAAGGCGCTTTCGACGGCCTGA
- a CDS encoding FMN-dependent NADH-azoreductase codes for MKILRVDSSTNGAESVTREVTDLIVEKLKTQYPDAEIVTRDLGTEPLAHLNPVTTGAIRLGEDQWTDDMRAAAPAERAILEEFLSADIVVVGAPMYNFTIPSSLKAWIDRLGVPRVTFRYSASGPEGLAGGRKVIVASGRGGTYGDDSPIDYQESLLTAFFGFIGITDVTVIRAEGVGRPDGRSNAIAAAKEQIAAL; via the coding sequence ATGAAAATTCTACGAGTCGATTCAAGCACGAACGGTGCCGAATCCGTAACGCGTGAAGTCACCGATCTGATCGTCGAAAAGCTTAAAACACAATATCCCGATGCCGAGATCGTGACCCGCGATCTTGGCACCGAACCGCTCGCTCATTTGAATCCTGTCACGACTGGCGCCATTCGACTGGGCGAAGACCAGTGGACCGACGACATGAGGGCCGCTGCCCCCGCGGAAAGGGCCATACTCGAAGAGTTTCTGTCGGCCGATATCGTCGTGGTCGGCGCACCGATGTATAACTTCACGATCCCCTCTTCCCTGAAGGCATGGATCGACCGGCTGGGCGTGCCGCGCGTGACTTTCCGCTATTCCGCATCCGGTCCCGAAGGGCTGGCCGGCGGGCGCAAGGTGATTGTCGCATCGGGTCGTGGCGGCACTTATGGTGATGACAGCCCCATCGATTATCAGGAAAGCCTGCTGACCGCATTCTTCGGCTTTATCGGCATCACCGATGTTACCGTGATTCGCGCCGAAGGCGTCGGCAGGCCCGACGGGCGTTCGAATGCCATAGCCGCCGCGAAAGAACAGATCGCGGCGCTGTAA
- a CDS encoding argininosuccinate synthase — translation MTDTSNIKKVVLAYSGGLDTSVILKWLQVTYNCEVVTFTADLGQGEELEPARAKAKLMGLPDENIYIDDLREEFVRDFVFPMMRANARYEGDYLLGTSIARPLISKRLIEIAHETGADAIAHGATGKGNDQVRFELSAYALDPDIRVIAPWREWDLNSRTALIQWAEAHQIPVPKDKRGESPFSVDANLLHTSSEGKVLEDPWEETPDYVYSRTVNPEDAPDTPEYVEIGFEKGDGISLNGTAMSPATLLAALNDLGRKHGIGRLDLVENRFVGMKSRGMYETPGGTIYAAAHRGIEQITLDRGAAHLKDELMPKYAELIYNGFWFAPEREMLQAAIDLSQQKVTGTVRLKLYKGGVHLVGRKSPMSLYSEKHVTFEDDAGAYDQKDAAGFIHLNALRLKLLAKQGG, via the coding sequence ATGACCGACACATCGAACATCAAAAAGGTCGTCCTTGCCTATTCGGGCGGTCTCGACACATCCGTCATCCTGAAATGGCTGCAAGTGACCTATAATTGCGAGGTGGTGACCTTTACCGCCGATCTGGGTCAGGGCGAGGAACTGGAACCCGCGCGGGCCAAGGCCAAGCTGATGGGCCTGCCCGACGAAAATATCTATATCGACGATCTGCGCGAGGAATTCGTGCGCGATTTCGTCTTTCCGATGATGCGCGCCAATGCCCGATACGAAGGCGATTATCTGCTGGGCACCAGCATCGCGCGCCCGCTGATTTCCAAGCGGCTGATCGAAATCGCGCATGAAACCGGCGCCGACGCGATCGCCCATGGCGCAACCGGCAAGGGTAACGACCAGGTCCGTTTCGAACTGTCGGCCTATGCGCTCGACCCCGACATCCGCGTGATCGCCCCGTGGCGCGAATGGGATCTGAACAGCCGCACCGCGCTGATCCAGTGGGCCGAGGCGCACCAGATTCCCGTGCCCAAGGACAAGCGCGGCGAAAGCCCGTTCTCGGTCGACGCGAACCTCCTCCACACTTCGTCGGAAGGCAAAGTGCTGGAAGACCCGTGGGAAGAAACGCCCGATTACGTGTATTCGCGCACGGTCAATCCCGAGGATGCGCCCGATACGCCCGAATATGTCGAAATCGGCTTTGAAAAGGGCGACGGCATATCGCTGAACGGCACGGCGATGAGCCCTGCCACGCTGTTGGCTGCCCTCAACGATCTGGGCCGCAAGCATGGCATCGGCCGGCTCGATCTGGTGGAAAACCGCTTCGTCGGCATGAAGTCGCGCGGCATGTATGAAACGCCCGGCGGCACGATCTATGCCGCTGCCCATCGCGGGATCGAACAGATCACGCTAGATCGCGGCGCAGCCCATCTGAAGGATGAGCTGATGCCGAAATATGCCGAGCTGATCTATAACGGCTTCTGGTTCGCGCCAGAGCGCGAGATGTTGCAGGCCGCGATCGACCTGTCGCAGCAGAAAGTCACCGGCACGGTGCGGCTGAAGCTGTATAAAGGCGGCGTGCATCTGGTGGGCCGCAAGAGCCCGATGAGCCTCTATTCCGAAAAGCATGTCACGTTCGAGGATGATGCCGGCGCCTATGACCAGAAGGATGCGGCAGGCTTCATCCATCTGAACGCATTGCGTCTGAAGCTGCTGGCCAAGCAGGGCGGCTGA